Proteins encoded together in one Plectropomus leopardus isolate mb chromosome 19, YSFRI_Pleo_2.0, whole genome shotgun sequence window:
- the LOC121958743 gene encoding ubiquitin carboxyl-terminal hydrolase 31-like, with protein MSKVVSNKEKKSFSKKLFRRSSVRSVGSFMNRVLRTLSTLSHFGTDEQAAEDEKDDATLIPTTTGGSVPSDDSDCGGFPFGDKVPGVAGLKNHGNTCFMNAILQCLSNTELFAEYLALEQFKGGETTSSSNDKAKSNGVLVQKKASQQQQEAGEVTEQLSGLVRALWTFEYTPQHSRDFKNVVSKSALQFKGNSQHDAQEFLLWLLDRVHEDLNHIVHPDIRPPRKPPVEEENAPEGSPLPAPGSFVQELFQAQYRSSLTCPHCQKQSNTFDPFLCISLPIPVPHTRPLYVTVVYQGKCSHCMRVGVAVPLSGTVSRLRQAVAQETKIPAQQIVLTEMYFDGFHRSFCDDVDDLEIIQESDSIFAFETPELFRPEQIRSKRGGSPHANLNQNNLKYGTDNNRISTQIQEPTTPPQSPNKNSGQAEKIVLLVCNRACAGQQGRRFGNPFILYLERTVTWDVLQKEILEKMRHLLRPGVFVQVGPFTLRVVGVVGITYLLPQEEQPLCHPSVERAFKSCGPGGPPHVKIVVEWDKETKDYLFKRTEDEYIPDAESVRQVKEQHLQPQTCSLAQCFQLYTKEEQLAPDDAWRCPHCKQLQQGSIKLSLWTLPDILILHLKRFRQDGDRRMKMQNMVKFPLTGMDMAPHMVKRSQSSWSLPSHWSPWRRPYGLGRDPEDYLYDLYAVCNHHGTMQGGHYTAHCKNSIDGQWYCFDDSDVQPISEDEVCKQTGYILFYQRRATIPSWSANSSVGGSTSSSLCEHWISRLMGSRPPSQASSGSSRRTSLASLSESAEFAGERSEDDGLSSRPAVRGMQRQTFSSRSSIASPLALSENGTKPSWSHSAKLQLRSNSPSRFSLESHSSSPTLERIGEVVDTKLTTSCFPGSPKLDKALGGKSALAALDGNVGSKKLLEQVHSKAVAQAEQRSPLQTGDNNNLVAASEQISPRHGAAAKDPKLRNGAADSAGVKRTSASPKKRPATSSTSSSSLSPASPAVDKLPSRTQTKSAASASTTKEKSDGLPKTSKAGSSRTATPSKKGSQTPEVLHPDSAQQKKSGSPGSQSSHPQRRTSPRGGGEKSSASGRTKAADRSTSRESSRTNAISEKKVNQSGPPSRTSAASRAESRPGRAAENRAAGRSSSSSSSMASLRSSSVGVSSASAAPPPSRGARRNSKTEDKGLSFFKTALRPKETRKSADSGKAGAGEAKASPEEGGGDAAREGIPKKAQNVASEAQSNVTTAKDKESSKASAAAKHSLLPSTKSKTAGAETTTQSSANAKDPSKKEPTKKTMQSRKIPINSTQTSQRAK; from the exons ATGTCGAAAGTTGTCAGTAACAAGGAGAAGAAATCCTTCAGTAAAAAACTCTTCCGGAGGAGCTCTGTCCGCTCCGTTGGGAGCTTTATGAACAGAGTTCTCCGGACTCTGTCCACTCTGTCTCATTTCGGCACCGACGAGCAGGCCGCCGAGGATGAGAAGGACGACGCGACTCTGATTCCGACCACCACCGGAGGCTCGGTCCCGTCCGACGACAGCGACTGTGGGGGTTTCCCCTTCGGAGACAAGGTGCCGGGGGTAGCCGGACTCAAGAACCACGGAAACACCTGCTTCATGAACGCTATCCTGCAGTGCCTGAGCAACACGGAGCTCTTTGCCGAGTACCTGGCTCTGGAGCAGTTTAAAGGGGGAGAGACGACCAGCAGCAGCAACGATAAGGCCAAATCCAACGGGGTGCTGGTGCAGAAGAAGGcgagccagcagcagcaggaggccgGGGAGGTGACCGAGCAGCTGTCCGGTCTGGTTCGGGCTCTCTGGACCTTTGAGTACACACCTCAGCACAGTAGAGACTTCAAG AATGTAGTGTCCAAGAGCGCCCTTCAGTTCAAGGGTAACTCCCAGCACGACGCACAGGAATTCCTCCTCTGGTTGCTGGATAGAGTTCATGAAGACCTCAACCATATCGTCCACCCTGACATCAGACCCCCCAGGAAG CCTCCAGTAGAGGAGGAAAATGCCCCTGAAGGATCTCCACTACCAGCACCTGGCTCTTTTGTACAGGAGTTGTTTCAGGCACAATACAG GTCCTCCCTGACTTGCCCTCACTGCCAGAAACAGAGCAACACCTTTGATCCTTTCCTCTGCATCTCACTGCCAATCCCGGTACCTCACACACG gCCGCTGTATGTGACAGTGGTGTACCAAGGAAAGTGCTCCCACTGCATGAGAGTCGGGGTGGCGGTGCCTCTTTCTGGCACCGTGTCCAGGCTGAGACAAGCTGTGGCCCAAGAGACCAAAATCCCTGCCCAACAG ATCGTCCTCACTGAAATGTACTTTGACGGCTTTCATCGCTCCTTCTGTGACGATGTCGACGACCTTGAGATCATTCAGGAGAGCGACTCCATCTTCGCCTTCGAGACACCTGAGCTATTCAGACCGGAGCAGATTCGCTCCAAGCGAGGCG GGAGCCCACACGCAAATCTCAACCAGAACAACTTAAAGTATGGCACAGATAATAACAGGATATCCACACAAATACAAGAGCCGACAACCCCGCCTCAGAGTCCCAATAAGAATAGTGGACAGGCTGAGAAGATCGTCCTGTTGGTGTGTAACAGAGCCTGCGCTGGACAGCAAGGACGCAG gtttggtAATCCTTTTATTCTGTATTTGGAGCGCACAGTGACATGGGATGTACTTCAGAAAGAGATCTTGGAGAAGATGCGGCATCTTTTGCGCCCTGGAGTCTTTGTGCAG GTGGGGCCCTTCACTCTGCGTGTGGTAGGAGTGGTTGGAATCACATATCTCTTGCCTCAGGAGGAGCAGCCGCTCTGCCATCCCTCCGTGGAGAG GGCATTCAAGTCCTGCGGTCCCGGAGGGCCACCTCATGTCAAAATCGTTGTTGAATGGGACAAGGAGACGAAAGATTA TCTGTTCAAAAGAACGGAGGATGAATACATCCCAGATGCTGAAAGCGTACGTCAAGTAAAGGAGCAGCACCTGCAGCCTCAGACCTGCTCACTTGCCCAATGCTTTCAACTCTACACCAAAGAGGAACAG CTTGCTCCTGATGATGCGTGGCGATGTCCACACTGTAAGCAGCTTCAGCAGGGCAGCATCAAGCTCAGTCTGTGGACCCTGCCAGACATCCTCATACTGCACCTGAAACGCTTTAGACAG GATGGGGATCGAAGAATGAAGATGCAGAACATGGTGAAGTTCCCGCTCACGGGCATGGACATGGCACCCCATATGGTAAAGAGGAGCCAGAGCAGCTGGAGCCTCCCCTCACACTGGTCACCGTGGAGACGACCTTATGGATTGGGCCGTGACCCGGAGGACTACCTTTATGACTTGTACGCAGTGTGTAATCATCATGGGACCATGCAGGGAGGACATTACACAG CTCACTGTAAGAACTCCATAGATGGACAGTGGTATTGCTTTGATGACAGCGATGTTCAGCCCATATCTGAAGATGAGGTCTGCAAGCAGACTGGTTACATCTTGTTTTATCAAAGACGCGCTACAATTCCATCTTGGTCTGCCAACAGTTCTGTGGGAG GATCCACCAGTTCCTCTTTGTGTGAGCACTGGATCAGTCGACTGATGGGCAGCCGTCCACCGAGCCAAGCCTCGTCTGGTTCCTCCAGACGCACCTCGCTGGCCTCCCTCTCTGAGTCAGCTGAGTTTGCTGGTGAACGGAGCGAGGATGATG GCTTATCGAGCCGGCCAGCAGTAAGGGGCATGCAAAGACAAACATTCTCCTCAAGATCTTCCATTGCCAGCCCGCTGGCGCTTAGTGAAAACGGCACCAAACCATCCTGGTCCCACTCCGCTAAGCTCCAACTCCGCTCCAACTCTCCCTCGCGCTTTTCCCTGGAATCCCACTCCTCCTCTCCGACACTGGAAAGGATAGGAGAGGTGGTTGATACCAAGCTGACAACCTCCTGCTTCCCTGGGTCACCTAAACTAGACAAAGCATTGGGGGGAAAGTCTGCCCTTGCAGCTTTGGATGGCAATGTAGGCAGTAAGAAGCTGTTAGAGCAGGTTCACTCTAAGGCTGTGGCTCAGGCAGAGCAGAGGAGCCCTCTCCAGACTGGGGACAACAACAATCTAGTCGCTGCTTCTGAGCAGATCAGTCCTCGACACGGGGCAGCTGCAAAGGACCCGAAGCTTAGAAATGGGGCTGCAGATAGTGCTGGTGTTAAAAGGACCTCAGCAAGTCCCAAGAAGCGTCCTGCCACCTCCTCAACATCATCCAGCTCTCTGTCCCCTGCATCCCCAGCCGTTGACAAGTTACCATCTCGAACACAGACAAAGAGTGCAGCATCAGCATCGACCACAAAGGAAAAAAGCGACGGTCTACCTAAAACTAGCAAGGCTGGTTCCTCGAGAACAGCAACCCCCTCCAAGAAAGGTTCCCAAACCCCGGAGGTATTACATCCGGACTCTGCCCAACAAAAGAAGAGCGGTTCTCCGGGATCACAAAGCTCCCACCCTCAAAGGAGGACATCACCCAGAGGGGGAGGCGAGAAAAGCTCAGCCTCAGGAAGGACTAAAGCAGCAGACAGGAGCACGAGCCGAGAATCCTCACGGACGAATGCGATCTCAGAGAAGAAGGTTAACCAGAGCGGTCCTCCCTCCAGGACGAGCGCTGCTAGCAGAGCGGAAAGCAGGCCGGGCCGTGCTGCTGAGAACAGGGCGGCGGGCCGGAGTTCGAGCAGTAGTTCTTCAATGGCTAGTCTCCGATCCTCAAGTGTGGGTGTTTCCTCTGCAAGCGCAGCCCCGCCGCCATCAAGGGGGGCTCGACGGAACAGTAAGACAGAGGACAAAGGTTTATCTTTCTTCAAAACCGCTCTGAGGCCAAAAGAGACCCGTAAGTCAGCGGATAGTGGGAAAGCAGGGGCAGGAGAGGCTAAAGCAAGTCCAGAGGAGGGTGGTGGGGACGCAGCTAGAGAGGGAATCCCCAAGAAAGCCCAGAATGTGGCTTCAGAAGCCCAAAGTAATGTGACCACAGCCAAAGACAAGGAATCCTCGAAGGCGTCCGCTGCAGCTAAGCATTCACTGCTGCCCTCCACAAAGTCCAAGACAGCCGGAGCAGAAACAACCACCCAGTCGTCAGCCAATGCAAAAGACCCTTCAAAGAAAGAGCCTACTAAAAAGACAATGCAGTCCAGGAAAATCCCCATCAACTCTACACAAACTAGCCAGAGGGCCAAGTGA